TTTTGCGGCTATCACGGCTGGCATGACTGGTACTTGGCGGCGAACCTCTCCGATGACCGCTCGCTTGACGGGCATCTCCTTCCCGGGCTTAATCCGCTCGGCGTGCCCCGCGCTTTGGCCGGGACGGCCCTGGCTTTTAAATATAACGACACCGAAGCCTTTTTAAAACTGGTCGAAGATAATGAAGTCGGAACGATCGTGATGGAAACGATTAGGAACGACGAGCCGGATAAAAAATTCTTACAGACCATCCGCGAAGTTGCGACCAAAAAAGGGATCGTCCTGGTTTTGGACGAGATCACTTCCGGTTGGCGGCTGAACGTCGGCGGAGCGCATCTCCTTTACGGAATAGAGCCGGATATCGCAGTTTTCGGCAAAGCGATCAGCAACGGCTACCCGATGGCGGCGATCGTTGGCCGTCAGGCGGTTATGGAACGGGCGCAGGATAGTTTTATCAGCAGTACTTACTGGACCGAACGGCTTGGCCCGGTTGCCGCGCTGGCGACGATCAACAAACTGGAAAAAGAGAATGTTCCGGCCCATCTGATCAAGATGGGGAAAAAGGTCAAAGCGGCCTGGCAGGCGGCCGCCGCTAAATATAATCTGCCGGTCGAGATCGGTGGGATCGATCCGCTCGGCCATTTCTCTTTCAAGGCCGCTGAACCGTTGGTCATGAAAACTTTATATACCCAGCGGATGCTGGAGCTTGGTTTTCTGGCGACGACCGCTTTTTACGCTTCTTTCTCTCATCAGGAGAAACAAGTCGATCGTTATTGCCAGGCGATCGAGGAAGTTTTTTCCTTCCTGGCCAAGGCGGCGGCCGGCGACCCGAAAAAATATCTCAAAGGGCCGGTCTGCCATTCCGGGTTCAAACGCTTAACCTAAGGAGCAAGATGTATAATTACGGCTTAAAACTTTGGTCGACCAACCGGCAATACCTGCCGGAGGCGCGCCGGCTTTTTCAAAAAGGGACGTATCAGTTCCTGGAGCTTTATGTCGTGCCGGAAACAGCCGAAACTTTGCCGCTGTGGCGGGAGCTGAAAGATGAAGGGGTGCCGGTTATTATCCACGCGCCGCATTACGGCCACGGGTTGAACTTATCCGTTGCGGCCGCGGCCGCTGATAATCAGCGGCTAGCTGGTGAAGCGTTCCGTTTTGCCGATGAGTTGAGCGCTGAACTGGTCATTTTTCATCCGGGGATCGGCGGGACTGAAGTTGAGACGATCCGCCAGCTCAAGCTTCTGGCCGACCGGCGGATCGTGATCGAGAATAAACCTTACGTGACGGTCGATGGCCAAAAGATCTGCAACGGCCATTCGCCGGCGGCGATCGCGGAGATCATCAAAGAGACCGGAGCGGGTTTTTGCCTTGATCTCGGGCACGCGATCTGTTCGGCCAATGCCCAGCATCGGGAGCCCTTTGCTTATCTGAAAGATTTTTTGGCCCTTAAGCCGAAGTTGTTCCATTTGACCGACGGCGACAGCCGGAGCGATCGCGATTCCCACCGCCATTTTGGCCGGGGGGATTACGATCTGCCTAAATTGCTGGCGCTGATCCCGGCGGGAAGCTGGATCACGGTGGAAACGGTTAAAAGCGATCCGGCCAATCTTAATGATTTTGTCGCCGATCTGGAGGTCCTAAAACATGTCTGAAATAAAACTGCGTCCCGCCGCGCAAGACGATTGCGCGGACGTTTATCGCTGGCGTAACGATGAAGCGACCCGGCGGGTTAGTTTTTCGTCGGCGGAGATCAGCTTCGACGATCATCAAAAGTGGTTCCAAAAGTCACTGGCCGACCCGGCGCGCGAACTGCTGATCGCCGAGACCGGCGGGAAAAAGACCGGCGTTTTGCGCTTTGACCGGTTGAACGATTTTGCCCGAGAGGTCAGCGTTAACCTCGCGCCGGAAATGAGGGGGCAGGGGCTTGGCGCTAAAATTTTGGCGCTGATTCCGATCACCGATTTGCTTATTGCCCGGGCTAAAACGAGCAATCCCGCCTCGATCAAAGCGTTTAAAAAGGCCGGATTTAAAGAATTGTTTGATTATCAAAATAAAGCCGGAGAGCAGATTCAGGTCCTGGCCAAAGCAAAGGAGTGGGGGCAATGACATATCAGTTTAGTTCCGGACACCCGCCGTTCGTCATCGCGGAAATGTCGGGGAACCACAACCAATCGCTCGACCGGGCGCTGGCGATCGTTGAAGCGGCGGCCAAAGCGGGGGCTCACGCTCTCAAGCTTCAAACCTATACCGCCGATACCATGACGCTTAATCTTGCTAAGGGAGCGTTCTTTATCAGCGATAAGAAAAGCCCCTGGCGAGGGTCTTCGCTTTACGATCTTTACCAAAAAGCGGCGACGCCGTGGGAATGGCACAAACCGATCTTTAAGCTCTGCAAGAAATTGGGGATAATTGGCTTTAGCACTCCTTTCGATGAAACGGCGGTCGATTTTCTGGAAGAACTGAACGTTCCTTTTTATAAGGTCGCTTCTTTTGAGAATACCGATCTGCCGCTGATCCGCAAGGTTGCCAAGACCGGTAAGCCGATAATTCTTTCCACCGGCCTCGCGACCTTGGCCGAGCTCAAGGAAACGGTCCAAACCGCCCGCCGGGCCGGTTGCCGCGATCTGGTCCTCCTTAAATGTACCAGCTCTTATCCTTCCACTCCGAAAAACTCCAATATCCTGACGATCCCTCATTTAAAGAAGACGTTCAAATGCGAGGCGGGAATCTCGGATCACACCCTGGGCTTGGGGGCGGCGATCGCGGCGGTTGCCCTGGGGGCGACGGTCATAGAGAAGCATTTTACTTTATCGCGGGCTGACGGCGGGGTTGATGCCGCCTTCTCCATGGAACCGGCGGAATTAAAGCAATTAGTTGAAGAGAGCAAGAGAGCTTGGCAGGCGCTGGGGAAAGTGAAATATGAGCCGACCGCCGAAGAAAAAAAGTCTTTGGTCTTTAAACGGTCTCTTTATGTTGCGCAAGATATGAAAAAGGGTGAACGCTTTAATAAACTGAATTTACGGGTGATTAGGCCGGGCTTTGGTCTGCCGCCTAAATATTACGACGGACTGTTCGGTAAGAAAGTAAAGCGCGACCTAAAGAAGGGGACCCCGGTCGACTGGGAGATGATATGAAAAAACCGCAGATCATTTCGGGAAAGAATATTTATTTGAAAGAATTCCAGGTCGGTGATATAACCGCCGACTACGTTAATTGGCTGAACGATCCGCAGGTCAACCGGTATTTGGAATCGCGTTACGTAAAACAGACGAAAAAGACCGTTGAGGCCTTTGTCCGTTCTTTTGCGGGTTGCGACCACAAACTGCTTTTCGGTATTTATGACCGGGCGACGGGACTGCACGTGGGGAACATCTCATTTTCCGATATTAATCTCCGGCACAACTACGGGGTGATCGGTATTGCCGTCGGCCGGAAAGCCTTTTGGGGGAAAGGGATCGGGACCGAAGCGATCAAACTGCTGGCCGCCTATGGTTTTAAAAAATTAAAGCTCCAACGGATCGAAGCGGGGATCTACGCCAATAATCCCGGTTCGATCGCGATCTTTAAAAAGGCCGGGTTCAAGACCGAAGCGGTCCTTCGCGAGCGGTATCAGTTTGAAAATAAAAGGATCGATGGCCTGATTGTCGGACTTTTAAAGAAGGATCAGTCAATTGCTTAACGAAAAGAATATTAAAAATATAATTATTTATACCGCGCCTAATTTTGTCGGGTATGCTTTGAGCTTGATTGCCATGCCGATCATGACCCGGCTCCTGCGGCCGGCCGATTACGGGATCATCATCATGGCGAACCTTTTCCCGGCGATCGCGGTCGGACTTCTGACCTTCGGGCTGGTGAGCGCCACCCAGCGAAATTATTTTCAATACCGCCGGGACAAAGAACAGCTCAACGGGCTGATCGTTTCTTCCCAGATTTTTCTTTATTTAATGCTGATCGCCAGTTCACTGGTGGTTTTTTTCTTCAAGGACAACATTTCCAGATTGATAATCGGCCGGGCGGGTTACGGCGACGCGATCCTGGCCGCTTATTTGGGGGTATATCTCGCTTATATTATTACTTTTTATTCGACAATATTGCAGGGGATGGAGAAGGCCAAGCTTTTTGCCGTCATTATGATCGTCCAGAATACCTTGATCGTTTTGTTGAACCTTTTTTACGTTGGGATTTTGCGCCTGTCATACATGGGGCCTTTGCTGGGGACATTGACCGTTAACTTTTGTTTGACAATTGTTATCGCCCTGGCTTTCAATTCGGGGTTTTCATTCCGGATCAATTTGCGTCTTTTATGGGAAAACATGCTTTTCGGCCTGCAGCTGGTCCCCAAGGTCCTGACCGGATTTGTTAACCGGTTTTTTGATAAATATCTGCTCAATAACATGCTTTCTCTCTCCGCGGTTGGTGTTTATAATCTTGGTCAGAACATCGGTGTGATAATGTTCAACCTGATGAGCGCGGTTTGGAATTCATTTCAGCCGGTTTTTTATCGGGAAGTATTTGATAAAGGGGAGGTAGCGGCCAAGCCGGTCGGCCGCTTATTTACCGTCTTTTTATATCTGACCATGATCCCGGTCATGTCGGCCGTTGTTTTCGCCCGGGAGATCATCATGGTAATGGCGCCACCCGCTTATTACGCGGCGATTCCGGTTATCATTATCATTGCTTGCGCCTATGCCAGCAATGTTTTTGGGATCTTTGTCGGCTTGCAATATGCTTACACCAAGAAAGCGTACCTGATCTTTCCGATCACGATTTTTGGGACGCTGGCGAACGTAGCGGCTAATATTGTTCTGATTCCCAGGCTTGGCTTGATCGGCGGGGCTTTGTCATTTTTGATCAGTTATCTGGTCCTGAATATTGCCTTAGCCGTGATCGGTCAACGGCTTTATAGGGTTGCTTACGAATGGGGCCATATTATTCCCCTCTACGCGCTGGTCTACAGTGCCGCCGCCGCAATCTTATATTTGCAAAAGATCGATTATCCCTTTCTGCTCCTCTTCCCGATCAAGCTGGCGCTCCTTGCCGTCTTTTTGTTCATCGGGTATCAGGCCGGCATTGTTCGCCGGCATCGGATAGAGATGCTTCTGAAAATGTTTAAAAGGGGTGGTAAAGTTGCCGAACCAACAATCGAACCGGTGTAACCTTTGCGGCGGCGGAAAATTTGCGTTGGTCAAATCTTTTCTCCGTGACGATAAGACTAAATTCAAGGTCTACACTTGCCGAAAATGCGGTCATATCCAGTTATTGCCGAAACCAACCGATGAGGATGAAAAAGAATTCTATAACCGGAACCAGCAGGACAAGAACCGCGGCAAAGAGATCGATTACGAGAAACTGGCGGCTAACCAGCGTTTCGACACCGACCGCCACGTCGCGCTGATCAAAAAGTTTTTTTCTAAGAAAAGCTCGATCTTGGATATCGGGGCCGGATACGGGCTGTTTGCCGCCGCGCTCTATGACGCCGGTTATAAAAAGGTGAAGGGGCTGGAGATCTCGCGGGAGCGCCGGGCGATCGCTCAGGCCCATACGCCGGCGCCGATCCTGGAACATGACGTCGCCGCTGGAGCGGAGGTTATCGGCCAGTATGACGTGGTCACTCTTTTCCATGTCCTCGAGCACACGACCGATCCGGTCTTTTTCCTGCAACAGATCAAAGCTCTCCTTAAGCCGAAAGGGACCTTCATCTGCGAAGTTCCCAATGTTGACGATCAGCTTTTGGCGAATTCCAAAGAGTACCACGATTTTTACTGGATCCGGGCCCACTTAAATTACTTTAACGGGCAAACGCTGAAAAAAGCGTTCACGACGGCCGGGTTTAAAAAGATCAAACTGGTTTACGCCCAGCGCTATGGGCTTCTTAACTTAAGTAATTGGCTTCTCTACGGGAAACCACAGATTGAACGGCCGGTCTTTGAGATCAGCCGGGATTATGCGGTGGCCGAAGAGTGTTATCGCAAGTTGTTGGAAAAGAAAGGGAGGAGTGACGCGCTTTTAGCGATCGCCCAATGAAGAAACTGGTTTTTTTAGAATTTATTGACGAATACGAGGCTTTTTGCCGGCAGGTGAAGGACCCCGGTGATTTTTCTATCATCGCCCTGGAGCCGAAACTACAGGCCCAGCTGAAAAAGCTGGGGGTCTCGCACCAGAATTCTCTCCCATACTTTAATAATGATTCCCACCGGTCGATGATCCGGAGCGCCCAATCGGCGGTCGATTGGCTCAACCGTTCTTTTCAATTTACCGATCAGCAAGGCTTTTCCTCCGTTTACCTGACCGATCTCCAGTTTTACGTTCGGTTCTATCTTTTCCATTTAATGAGTTTGGTGGAGATTATTGATAATTGCGTGCGCCAATCCGGGGAAGTCGAATTGTTTGCTGCTCTCGCCGAGCCGCGAGGGGGCAGCCTGATGATCACGCCGGCCGATCGTTATTTAGGGAAATTGGTCAAAGAATACGCCGCCGGCCATTCGTTAAAGTTTACCAATATTGCTGTAACATTGGCCCCGGCAAT
This window of the Candidatus Margulisiibacteriota bacterium genome carries:
- a CDS encoding aminotransferase class III-fold pyridoxal phosphate-dependent enzyme, whose product is MGKSQDLYKKAKKLIPGGTQLLSKRPELFLPELWPAYYDKAKGCEVWDLDGNHYLDVSYMGIGACILGYADQDVNKAVKAAVDNGSMTTLNAPEEVELAEKLVQLHPWAQMVRYARSGGEAASIAVRIGRAKSGKDKVVFCGYHGWHDWYLAANLSDDRSLDGHLLPGLNPLGVPRALAGTALAFKYNDTEAFLKLVEDNEVGTIVMETIRNDEPDKKFLQTIREVATKKGIVLVLDEITSGWRLNVGGAHLLYGIEPDIAVFGKAISNGYPMAAIVGRQAVMERAQDSFISSTYWTERLGPVAALATINKLEKENVPAHLIKMGKKVKAAWQAAAAKYNLPVEIGGIDPLGHFSFKAAEPLVMKTLYTQRMLELGFLATTAFYASFSHQEKQVDRYCQAIEEVFSFLAKAAAGDPKKYLKGPVCHSGFKRLT
- a CDS encoding TIM barrel protein, which translates into the protein MYNYGLKLWSTNRQYLPEARRLFQKGTYQFLELYVVPETAETLPLWRELKDEGVPVIIHAPHYGHGLNLSVAAAAADNQRLAGEAFRFADELSAELVIFHPGIGGTEVETIRQLKLLADRRIVIENKPYVTVDGQKICNGHSPAAIAEIIKETGAGFCLDLGHAICSANAQHREPFAYLKDFLALKPKLFHLTDGDSRSDRDSHRHFGRGDYDLPKLLALIPAGSWITVETVKSDPANLNDFVADLEVLKHV
- a CDS encoding GNAT family N-acetyltransferase; this encodes MSEIKLRPAAQDDCADVYRWRNDEATRRVSFSSAEISFDDHQKWFQKSLADPARELLIAETGGKKTGVLRFDRLNDFAREVSVNLAPEMRGQGLGAKILALIPITDLLIARAKTSNPASIKAFKKAGFKELFDYQNKAGEQIQVLAKAKEWGQ
- the pseI gene encoding pseudaminic acid synthase encodes the protein MTYQFSSGHPPFVIAEMSGNHNQSLDRALAIVEAAAKAGAHALKLQTYTADTMTLNLAKGAFFISDKKSPWRGSSLYDLYQKAATPWEWHKPIFKLCKKLGIIGFSTPFDETAVDFLEELNVPFYKVASFENTDLPLIRKVAKTGKPIILSTGLATLAELKETVQTARRAGCRDLVLLKCTSSYPSTPKNSNILTIPHLKKTFKCEAGISDHTLGLGAAIAAVALGATVIEKHFTLSRADGGVDAAFSMEPAELKQLVEESKRAWQALGKVKYEPTAEEKKSLVFKRSLYVAQDMKKGERFNKLNLRVIRPGFGLPPKYYDGLFGKKVKRDLKKGTPVDWEMI
- a CDS encoding GNAT family protein; its protein translation is MKKPQIISGKNIYLKEFQVGDITADYVNWLNDPQVNRYLESRYVKQTKKTVEAFVRSFAGCDHKLLFGIYDRATGLHVGNISFSDINLRHNYGVIGIAVGRKAFWGKGIGTEAIKLLAAYGFKKLKLQRIEAGIYANNPGSIAIFKKAGFKTEAVLRERYQFENKRIDGLIVGLLKKDQSIA
- a CDS encoding oligosaccharide flippase family protein is translated as MLNEKNIKNIIIYTAPNFVGYALSLIAMPIMTRLLRPADYGIIIMANLFPAIAVGLLTFGLVSATQRNYFQYRRDKEQLNGLIVSSQIFLYLMLIASSLVVFFFKDNISRLIIGRAGYGDAILAAYLGVYLAYIITFYSTILQGMEKAKLFAVIMIVQNTLIVLLNLFYVGILRLSYMGPLLGTLTVNFCLTIVIALAFNSGFSFRINLRLLWENMLFGLQLVPKVLTGFVNRFFDKYLLNNMLSLSAVGVYNLGQNIGVIMFNLMSAVWNSFQPVFYREVFDKGEVAAKPVGRLFTVFLYLTMIPVMSAVVFAREIIMVMAPPAYYAAIPVIIIIACAYASNVFGIFVGLQYAYTKKAYLIFPITIFGTLANVAANIVLIPRLGLIGGALSFLISYLVLNIALAVIGQRLYRVAYEWGHIIPLYALVYSAAAAILYLQKIDYPFLLLFPIKLALLAVFLFIGYQAGIVRRHRIEMLLKMFKRGGKVAEPTIEPV
- a CDS encoding class I SAM-dependent methyltransferase; its protein translation is MPNQQSNRCNLCGGGKFALVKSFLRDDKTKFKVYTCRKCGHIQLLPKPTDEDEKEFYNRNQQDKNRGKEIDYEKLAANQRFDTDRHVALIKKFFSKKSSILDIGAGYGLFAAALYDAGYKKVKGLEISRERRAIAQAHTPAPILEHDVAAGAEVIGQYDVVTLFHVLEHTTDPVFFLQQIKALLKPKGTFICEVPNVDDQLLANSKEYHDFYWIRAHLNYFNGQTLKKAFTTAGFKKIKLVYAQRYGLLNLSNWLLYGKPQIERPVFEISRDYAVAEECYRKLLEKKGRSDALLAIAQ